In Actinomycetota bacterium, the sequence CGGGAGGTCGAGCGAAGTTGCGACCACCTCGTGCCCGGCCTCGAGCAGGTACGGAAGGAGGTAGCCGCCGACGAATCCGCCTGCTCCGGTTACCAGGACCCGCAATCGGGCCTCCTATGTGCGCTGGCGGTCAGTGTGCGGTGGCGGGGGGAACGGCTTGCTGCGACGTCTGGTCCAGGGCGTCCTGTTCGGGGCCGGATGTCCTGCCCACCATCACGACGCCGGCAACGATCAGAGCCACCCCGACCCATCTGAGATACGGAACATGCTCCTTGAGGACGAACTTGCTGAACATCGCCAGCAGGACGTAGGTGATGCCGGCAAACGGGTAGGCGAGGCTGAGCGGCACCCTCGAGATGACCACCAGCCAGGTGACTGCCGAAAGGACGAACAGGGTCAGCCCGATGAGCACCTGCCAGGTCCGCGCCACGTCCCAGATGACCTGGAGGGGCTTGCCCAGGCGCTGGGTGCCGATATAGCCGACGCGGG encodes:
- a CDS encoding EamA family transporter, which translates into the protein MTIKTILLTLTSVFLATAGQLMLKSGMARVGYIGTQRLGKPLQVIWDVARTWQVLIGLTLFVLSAVTWLVVISRVPLSLAYPFAGITYVLLAMFSKFVLKEHVPYLRWVGVALIVAGVVMVGRTSGPEQDALDQTSQQAVPPATAH